The following are encoded in a window of Spiroplasma tabanidicola genomic DNA:
- a CDS encoding 1-phosphofructokinase, translating to MIYTITLNPAIDHIILSNKPVELGITNIYSDEYKVIGGKGINAGVILNNLESKVKAIGIMGKENKDIFLNKFQEVRLNNHFLLNPGNTRVNYKIKHLESHQETELNGMGFETESKIIDELLKYLELNLEKKDIVIVTGSVARGISKDIYKTIGQIVNKKEALLVCDANNELLKNALEAKPYLIKPNLEEIYSTLGLEFEENISFEKEKELIEKLQNLGAQNVLLSKGSKGSLYFTSDKKIYQVGIAKGKLVNSVGAGDSMLAGFVYGIDNNLSVEKTLQYAAASGGATAFNEWLASKEEILALIDQIEVVVK from the coding sequence ATGATATACACTATAACATTAAACCCAGCTATTGACCACATAATTCTATCTAATAAACCAGTAGAATTAGGAATTACAAATATTTATTCTGACGAATATAAAGTAATCGGTGGGAAAGGAATCAATGCTGGAGTTATACTAAATAATTTAGAATCAAAAGTTAAAGCAATAGGAATTATGGGAAAAGAAAATAAAGATATTTTCTTAAATAAATTTCAAGAAGTAAGATTAAATAATCATTTTTTATTAAATCCTGGAAATACCAGAGTTAATTATAAAATTAAGCATTTAGAATCTCATCAAGAAACTGAATTAAATGGGATGGGATTTGAAACTGAATCAAAAATAATCGATGAATTGCTAAAATATTTAGAACTAAATTTAGAAAAAAAAGATATTGTCATAGTAACAGGAAGTGTTGCTAGAGGAATTTCAAAAGATATATATAAAACAATTGGCCAAATTGTTAACAAAAAAGAAGCATTATTAGTATGTGATGCAAATAATGAATTATTAAAAAATGCATTAGAAGCAAAACCTTACTTAATAAAACCAAACCTTGAAGAAATTTATTCTACATTAGGTTTAGAATTTGAAGAAAATATAAGTTTTGAAAAAGAAAAAGAGTTAATTGAAAAACTTCAAAACTTAGGAGCCCAAAATGTTTTATTAAGTAAAGGTTCAAAAGGGAGTTTGTACTTTACAAGTGATAAAAAAATTTATCAAGTTGGAATTGCAAAAGGAAAACTTGTTAACTCAGTTGGAGCTGGTGATAGTATGTTAGCAGGATTTGTATATGGAATTGATAACAATTTATCAGTGGAAAAAACATTACAATATGCTGCTGCTAGTGGTGGTGCTACTGCATTTAACGAATGACTAGCATCTAAAGAAGAAATTTTAGCTTTAATTGATCAAATTGAAGTAGTTGTAAAATAG
- a CDS encoding FtsX-like permease family protein: protein MITSIFLSVSCLLLENSVYFFLNNDKYKLDNSIFILNFFSGFIGIIIFISLFSIFSALNLNLNLKKKQFHLLYILGFSNNKIKLYVFLEIILISIVIIVLSLLVANPLSELIVNYLKSVNVLDKKFYIYKKYEYQYIYVLGILLFIIFITFIATKNLNNLSNKKIHNKKFKNVYSYISFIVGLVFLLIPLALVLNKNIMQSETGKGLLIDCLISYIVGLGIISKLLIKNLLKIIYLKSKKYFIKLLFANLNKSLDKIYYSIILLTISLIFSFYTIAFNFNDFNNINQKAISLFILIIIYFYTFLIYLNSIFLYILDQKSNVKLLNIIVYTKNRLILMIFFSILISNLISLIFSIFGFLFYISVYSYWNNDAIIDNLYINNFLYIIFSSIILSILINHVLIKIIIFKA from the coding sequence ATGATAACTTCTATTTTTCTATCAGTATCATGTTTGCTTTTAGAAAATAGTGTTTATTTTTTTCTAAATAATGATAAATATAAGTTAGATAATTCAATATTTATTTTAAATTTTTTTAGTGGTTTTATAGGTATAATAATTTTTATAAGTTTATTTTCTATTTTTAGTGCCTTAAATTTAAATTTAAACCTTAAAAAAAAGCAATTTCATTTATTATATATATTAGGTTTTAGCAATAACAAAATAAAATTATATGTATTTTTAGAAATAATTTTAATTAGTATAGTAATCATTGTTTTATCACTTTTAGTTGCTAATCCATTAAGTGAATTAATAGTCAACTATTTAAAATCTGTTAATGTTTTAGACAAAAAATTTTACATATATAAAAAATATGAGTATCAGTATATTTATGTATTAGGTATTTTATTATTTATTATTTTTATAACTTTTATAGCAACTAAAAATTTAAATAACTTATCAAATAAAAAAATTCATAATAAAAAATTTAAAAATGTTTATTCCTATATAAGTTTTATAGTGGGATTGGTATTTTTATTGATTCCCTTAGCACTTGTTTTAAATAAAAATATAATGCAATCAGAAACAGGTAAGGGTCTTTTAATTGATTGTTTAATAAGTTATATTGTCGGATTAGGTATAATAAGTAAACTTTTAATAAAAAATTTACTAAAAATTATTTATTTAAAGTCGAAGAAATATTTCATAAAACTTTTATTTGCAAATTTAAATAAAAGTTTAGATAAAATTTACTACTCAATTATTTTACTTACTATTTCTTTAATTTTTAGCTTTTATACAATAGCTTTTAATTTCAATGATTTTAATAATATAAATCAAAAAGCTATAAGCTTATTTATTTTAATAATTATCTATTTTTATACTTTTTTAATATACTTAAACTCAATATTTTTATATATTCTTGATCAAAAAAGCAATGTGAAGTTATTAAATATTATAGTTTATACCAAAAACAGACTTATTCTCATGATATTTTTTTCTATTTTAATTAGTAACCTAATATCACTTATATTTTCTATTTTCGGATTTTTATTTTATATTTCTGTGTATAGTTATTGAAATAATGATGCGATAATTGATAATCTATATATAAATAACTTTTTATATATAATATTTTCATCAATAATACTTTCTATTTTAATAAATCATGTTTTAATAAAAATAATAATCTTTAAAGCTTAA
- the aspS gene encoding aspartate--tRNA ligase — protein MIRTNTCGDLTIKNIGQEVILQGWVAKVRKMGGLTFVDLRDRYGITQLNVGEELNDKKDFLKNEYVIQVHGKVIERKSKNLEIKTGEIEIEVKDLILINKSELTPFEIKNNIEANEETRLTYRYLDLRRYEVQNKLIMRSKMNFIIRNFFNQQDFIEIETPVFGKSTPEGARDFLVPSRLNPQKFYALPQSPQLYKQLFMISGFDKYFQIVKCFRDEDLRIDRQPEFTQLDMEMGFATSNDVMNTIENVIKEIFSKLKGIEIKEPIPTMSYKESFEKYGNDKPDLRFGYEINCLDKIFKNTEIPLFSNLENKTIRAICVNGLLNKKELETLNETSKQNSVNILAFAKYDSKEWSGSIGSKFSDNEKNEIIKHFNIENEVTVLFVVEEYEKALKAIGAVRSHVGKLQNLCDPNEYKLLWITDFPLFEWSDEEERYVAAHHPFTMPSDDTLENFDKDKENAKAKAYDIVLNGFEIGGGSQRITDPNIQQRMFDAVGLTSQQVEQNFGWFVNAYKYGAPYHSGCALGLDRIIMLLTQAENIREVIAFPKNSSGIDPMTNAPDNVTDKQLNELHIKTQ, from the coding sequence ATGATAAGAACAAATACGTGTGGAGATTTAACAATAAAAAATATAGGACAAGAAGTAATTTTACAAGGATGAGTTGCAAAAGTTAGAAAAATGGGAGGACTGACTTTTGTTGACTTAAGAGATCGTTATGGTATTACTCAATTAAATGTTGGAGAAGAATTGAATGACAAAAAAGATTTTTTAAAAAATGAATATGTAATTCAAGTTCATGGAAAAGTTATTGAAAGAAAAAGTAAAAACCTAGAAATAAAAACTGGAGAAATAGAAATAGAAGTTAAGGATTTAATTTTAATAAACAAATCTGAACTAACTCCATTTGAAATCAAAAATAATATAGAAGCAAATGAAGAAACAAGATTAACTTATCGTTATTTAGATTTAAGAAGATATGAAGTTCAAAATAAATTAATAATGAGAAGTAAAATGAATTTTATTATTAGAAACTTTTTTAATCAACAAGACTTTATCGAAATAGAAACTCCTGTATTCGGAAAATCAACTCCAGAAGGAGCTAGAGACTTTTTAGTTCCTTCGAGATTAAATCCTCAAAAGTTTTACGCATTACCTCAATCTCCACAATTATATAAACAATTATTTATGATATCAGGTTTTGATAAATACTTTCAAATTGTAAAATGTTTTAGGGATGAAGATTTAAGAATCGATCGTCAACCAGAGTTTACACAACTTGATATGGAAATGGGATTTGCGACTTCAAATGATGTTATGAACACAATTGAAAATGTTATAAAAGAAATATTTTCAAAATTAAAAGGAATAGAAATTAAAGAACCAATTCCTACAATGAGTTATAAAGAATCATTTGAAAAATATGGAAATGACAAACCAGATTTAAGATTTGGTTATGAAATTAATTGTTTAGATAAAATTTTTAAAAATACTGAAATACCATTATTTTCAAATTTAGAAAATAAAACTATTAGAGCAATTTGTGTAAATGGCTTATTAAATAAAAAAGAATTAGAAACATTAAACGAAACTTCAAAACAAAATAGTGTAAATATTTTAGCATTTGCAAAATATGATTCAAAAGAATGAAGTGGATCAATAGGTTCTAAATTTAGTGATAACGAAAAAAATGAAATTATTAAACATTTTAATATTGAAAATGAAGTAACAGTTCTATTTGTTGTTGAAGAATATGAAAAAGCTTTAAAAGCAATAGGGGCAGTTAGAAGTCATGTTGGAAAATTACAAAACCTATGCGATCCAAATGAATATAAATTACTTTGAATAACTGATTTTCCATTATTCGAATGATCAGATGAAGAAGAAAGATATGTTGCAGCGCATCATCCATTTACAATGCCAAGTGATGATACTTTAGAAAATTTTGATAAAGATAAAGAGAATGCTAAAGCAAAAGCTTATGATATAGTTTTAAATGGTTTTGAAATTGGTGGAGGAAGCCAAAGAATAACAGATCCAAATATTCAACAAAGAATGTTTGATGCTGTCGGACTAACTTCTCAACAAGTAGAACAAAACTTTGGTTGATTTGTTAATGCATATAAATATGGAGCGCCTTATCATTCAGGTTGTGCATTAGGTTTAGATAGAATTATAATGTTATTAACACAAGCTGAAAACATTAGAGAAGTAATAGCATTTCCAAAAAACTCATCAGGTATTGATCCGATGACAAATGCGCCAGATAATGTAACAGATAAGCAATTAAATGAATTACATATAAAAACTCAATAA
- the hisS gene encoding histidine--tRNA ligase: protein MIQKPRGTEDLVDKKVKEFFALELILRNIADLYNYREIRTPYFESADLFLRSVGQDTDIVSKEMYIFNDKKNRQLALRPEGTAPTVRSILENKMYINENLPLKLFYFGSMFRYERPQNGRQRQFNTFGVEMFGPKSPEADSETICLAVHVLKTIGIENFNVHLNYLVGEEQRKIYIKDLKDQLSSFELCDDCKERLEKNPLRVLDCKVDQDKFKNIKDMKEYLSDEDKKYYNDLKINLKNIDIKIIENKNLVRGLDYYTGFVFEIKDNNDLTLIGGGRYDKLVNELGNVDLPAAGWGMGVERIILSLEKQNIFLSEENYLDAYIVTLSSKSKQFANILMLMLRSAGLKVDGDFMNRSMKSAFKQAEKNNSKNIIIIGDNELKENNVVIKNQQTKDEKKVLFQDIVDYLMKGN, encoded by the coding sequence ATGATTCAAAAACCAAGAGGAACAGAAGATTTAGTTGATAAAAAAGTAAAAGAGTTTTTTGCTTTGGAATTGATTCTTAGAAATATTGCTGATTTATATAATTATCGTGAAATTAGAACACCTTATTTTGAATCTGCTGATTTATTTTTAAGAAGTGTAGGACAAGATACAGATATTGTTAGTAAAGAAATGTATATTTTTAATGACAAAAAAAATCGTCAATTAGCATTAAGACCTGAAGGAACAGCACCAACTGTTAGATCTATTTTAGAAAATAAAATGTATATTAATGAAAATTTACCTTTAAAATTATTTTATTTTGGAAGTATGTTTCGTTATGAAAGACCACAAAATGGTAGACAAAGACAATTTAATACTTTTGGAGTTGAAATGTTTGGACCAAAGTCTCCAGAAGCAGACAGTGAAACAATTTGTTTAGCTGTTCATGTTTTAAAAACAATTGGTATTGAAAATTTTAATGTGCATTTAAATTATTTAGTTGGAGAAGAACAAAGAAAAATTTATATAAAAGATTTAAAAGATCAATTAAGTTCATTTGAACTATGTGATGATTGCAAAGAAAGATTAGAAAAAAATCCTTTAAGAGTTTTAGATTGTAAAGTTGATCAAGACAAATTTAAAAATATAAAAGATATGAAAGAATATCTATCTGATGAAGATAAAAAATATTATAATGATTTAAAAATTAATTTAAAAAACATTGATATAAAAATTATTGAAAATAAAAATTTAGTTAGAGGTTTAGATTACTATACTGGCTTTGTTTTTGAAATAAAAGATAATAATGATTTAACTTTAATTGGCGGTGGAAGATATGACAAACTTGTTAATGAACTAGGAAATGTTGATCTGCCAGCTGCCGGTTGAGGAATGGGTGTTGAAAGAATAATTTTAAGTTTAGAAAAACAAAATATTTTTTTAAGTGAAGAAAATTATTTAGATGCTTACATTGTCACACTATCTTCAAAATCAAAACAGTTTGCAAATATTTTAATGCTAATGTTAAGAAGTGCTGGATTAAAAGTTGATGGAGATTTTATGAATCGTAGTATGAAGTCTGCTTTTAAGCAAGCTGAAAAAAATAATTCAAAAAATATAATTATAATTGGGGACAATGAGTTAAAAGAAAATAATGTTGTTATAAAAAATCAACAAACAAAAGATGAAAAAAAAGTTTTATTCCAAGATATAGTTGATTACTTAATGAAAGGAAATTAA
- a CDS encoding PTS fructose transporter subunit IIABC, with protein MELKDLFHKQVSFFNEDLKSKEETIEFLAKALVKEKFIKDEKTFVDAVYKRESEGSTGMGDGIAIPHVLNPTVEKSAIAFCKLKNKVDWQSLDDQPADLIFMIMTNGKDGNEHLEALASLSGYLVKKEVQDGLRKAKSIDDIKRLLGTPKAKKAEATPVGGYEVVGITACPTGIAHTYLAAEKIQEYAEELGMKAKVETQGRRGVEDKLTSEDIKNAKYIILAHEKAIVGMSRFNGYKVVDTSTKEAIYKGKEIIQNYDSHPKLMKVENAADEEAGNVGELNLAQFKKVKQNLLAGVSRMLPFVVAGGIILGLGFLFDYIYTTINKMQAFSSWEQVRDFFNISDDSAKSFFASLSTKGLNGDFAQELSGTWCYSSGSFGTVWVVSHYFSAIGKIGMELMIPILGGYVCYSIVGPQGLMVGAVAGLMANGDGFIYGGSAPWSGAWSRFLPSDLAGLSSGFIGALVGAYLGALMVFGLTKLMKNFGKGLQGVRDIVFIPVLSLLCIAIIMLVINIPLGYVMFGLQKLITLLANNNLMALVCVLAGLMMCVDMGGPINKIAYTIGTLSVGFQLVKDTSSVAYQEQTMIMTAAMVGGMVPPLGIAVSTVLFPRQWTAKSKDAAKTNWLMGLCFVSEGAIPFMIEDPKRISVTAMLGGAIAGAIVGIFKVTIAAPHGGIFVAPLTNSMIFDGDGIQKGMGVVFYIVAFVLGSIAMGVALGFWRMADIKTGKLVLSSTNGVKESLQERIAKANQSNNTKRLEGLNKQLDKYHQFEETLKEKQAIYANKVAQKSSAKMKK; from the coding sequence ATGGAACTTAAAGATTTATTTCATAAACAAGTGTCCTTCTTTAATGAAGATTTAAAATCTAAAGAAGAAACCATTGAGTTTCTAGCAAAAGCTTTAGTTAAAGAAAAATTCATTAAAGATGAAAAAACTTTTGTTGATGCTGTTTATAAACGTGAAAGTGAAGGTTCAACAGGGATGGGTGATGGAATTGCTATTCCTCATGTATTAAATCCAACTGTTGAAAAATCAGCAATTGCATTTTGTAAATTAAAAAACAAAGTTGATTGACAATCATTAGATGATCAACCAGCAGACTTAATCTTTATGATTATGACAAATGGAAAAGATGGAAACGAACACTTAGAAGCTTTAGCCAGTTTAAGTGGATATCTAGTAAAAAAAGAAGTTCAAGATGGTTTGAGAAAAGCTAAATCAATTGATGATATCAAAAGATTACTAGGTACTCCAAAAGCTAAAAAAGCAGAAGCGACTCCGGTTGGGGGATATGAAGTTGTTGGTATAACAGCATGTCCAACTGGGATTGCTCATACTTATTTAGCAGCAGAAAAAATTCAAGAGTATGCTGAAGAATTAGGTATGAAAGCAAAAGTGGAAACACAAGGTCGTAGAGGTGTTGAAGATAAATTAACTTCAGAAGATATCAAAAATGCAAAATATATAATATTAGCTCATGAAAAAGCTATTGTAGGAATGTCAAGATTCAATGGTTACAAAGTAGTTGATACTTCAACCAAAGAAGCAATTTATAAAGGAAAAGAAATAATTCAAAACTATGATTCTCATCCAAAATTAATGAAAGTTGAGAATGCTGCTGATGAAGAAGCAGGAAATGTAGGAGAATTAAACTTAGCACAATTTAAAAAAGTAAAACAAAACTTACTAGCAGGGGTTTCAAGAATGTTACCATTTGTTGTTGCTGGTGGAATTATTTTAGGATTAGGATTTTTATTTGACTATATTTATACAACAATAAACAAAATGCAAGCATTCTCATCATGAGAACAAGTAAGAGACTTCTTTAATATTTCAGATGATAGCGCAAAATCATTTTTTGCTAGTCTAAGTACAAAAGGATTAAATGGAGATTTTGCACAAGAACTTAGCGGAACTTGATGTTATTCATCTGGATCATTTGGTACAGTTTGGGTAGTATCTCATTACTTCTCGGCTATTGGGAAAATAGGTATGGAATTAATGATTCCAATTCTTGGAGGATATGTTTGTTATTCAATAGTAGGTCCACAAGGATTAATGGTTGGAGCTGTAGCAGGGTTAATGGCTAATGGTGATGGATTTATTTATGGTGGATCTGCACCTTGATCTGGAGCATGAAGTAGATTCTTGCCTTCTGATTTAGCAGGGTTATCATCAGGATTTATTGGAGCATTAGTAGGAGCTTATCTTGGTGCTTTAATGGTGTTTGGATTAACTAAACTTATGAAAAACTTTGGAAAAGGGTTACAAGGAGTTAGAGATATCGTATTTATACCAGTACTTTCATTATTATGTATAGCAATTATTATGTTAGTAATAAATATTCCGCTAGGATATGTAATGTTTGGATTACAAAAATTAATTACATTATTAGCAAATAATAATTTAATGGCATTAGTATGTGTGCTTGCTGGATTAATGATGTGTGTTGATATGGGGGGTCCAATTAACAAAATTGCATATACAATTGGTACTTTATCAGTTGGATTCCAATTAGTAAAAGATACATCATCAGTTGCATATCAAGAACAAACAATGATTATGACAGCTGCGATGGTTGGGGGAATGGTTCCTCCATTAGGAATTGCTGTAAGTACAGTTTTATTCCCAAGACAATGAACTGCAAAATCAAAAGATGCTGCAAAAACTAACTGATTAATGGGATTATGCTTTGTTTCAGAAGGAGCTATACCATTTATGATTGAAGATCCAAAAAGAATTTCAGTTACAGCTATGTTAGGGGGAGCGATTGCAGGAGCAATTGTTGGAATATTTAAAGTAACAATAGCTGCACCACATGGTGGAATATTTGTAGCACCATTAACTAATTCTATGATATTTGATGGTGATGGAATTCAAAAAGGTATGGGAGTAGTATTCTATATCGTCGCATTTGTATTAGGTTCAATTGCAATGGGAGTTGCTTTAGGATTTTGAAGAATGGCTGATATTAAAACTGGAAAACTTGTATTATCATCAACAAATGGTGTTAAAGAATCATTACAAGAAAGAATTGCAAAAGCAAATCAATCAAATAACACAAAAAGATTAGAAGGTTTAAATAAACAATTAGATAAATATCACCAATTTGAAGAAACTTTAAAAGAAAAACAAGCAATTTATGCAAATAAAGTAGCTCAAAAATCAAGTGCTAAAATGAAAAAATAA
- a CDS encoding ATP-binding cassette domain-containing protein, whose amino-acid sequence MTKITNKYWYLILIYSIIACVSNAGLVYGGYRLSSVINDVFNEDIKQAIKDTIIVLTSFIIAIVFYFFAEITSVYITKKLNISLKMFITAKINSLSDDEFNEYKKGDFISWFTNDVDSIGRMVFSSIFNIASGLSSVILSTYAIFYFHWIIGLSLFGVTILMIILPGIFQGLVSKKAQNMSKQKEEFSHRIENLLNGYRLFSYSNERRIFNKLIKVANIKVEKSIASYGTASSSQQSVLFALMISSQLIMMFVAIFLALNGKTDKGAMLSVANISGTFFQGVNALFGSMFTIRAGIVIFKKFKHKKIDQDIITQNIQFNKLELKDINYKIENKNIFNNLNLTIEKNKKYLVLGESGKGKTTLFKIVFGLIDNYEGEIKLNEKLSYKNLNKSNIKNIISYVPQDTIIFNDTIRNNISLFNDEVSDAEIIKAIHAVNLSDWFEKNNLDTIINSEFKNMSGGEMQKIAIARVLVFNKDVMILDEITSSLDKENRNIIENLITNLNKTILLISHTALENNNNFDKVIQL is encoded by the coding sequence ATGACAAAAATAACAAATAAATATTGATATTTAATTTTAATTTATTCAATAATTGCTTGTGTATCTAATGCTGGTCTTGTTTATGGTGGATATCGTCTATCTAGTGTAATAAATGATGTTTTTAACGAAGATATAAAACAAGCAATAAAAGATACAATAATAGTTTTAACTAGTTTTATAATAGCTATTGTATTTTATTTTTTTGCAGAAATCACAAGCGTATATATTACAAAAAAACTAAATATAAGCTTAAAAATGTTTATAACTGCAAAAATAAATTCATTATCAGATGATGAATTTAATGAATATAAAAAAGGAGATTTTATATCTTGATTTACAAATGATGTAGACTCAATAGGGAGAATGGTATTTTCAAGTATATTTAATATAGCAAGTGGATTGTCAAGCGTAATACTTTCTACTTATGCGATATTTTACTTTCATTGAATTATAGGTTTATCATTATTTGGTGTAACAATTTTAATGATAATATTACCAGGAATATTTCAAGGTTTAGTGTCTAAAAAAGCACAAAACATGTCTAAACAAAAAGAAGAATTTTCTCATCGAATAGAAAATTTATTAAATGGTTATAGACTATTTTCTTACAGTAATGAAAGAAGAATTTTTAATAAATTGATTAAAGTTGCTAATATAAAAGTTGAAAAATCAATTGCTTCATATGGTACTGCAAGCTCATCACAACAATCAGTCTTGTTTGCGCTTATGATATCAAGTCAACTTATAATGATGTTTGTAGCAATATTTTTAGCACTTAATGGTAAAACAGACAAAGGAGCAATGCTATCTGTTGCAAATATTTCAGGTACTTTTTTCCAAGGAGTTAACGCTTTATTTGGATCAATGTTTACAATAAGAGCAGGTATTGTGATATTTAAAAAATTCAAACATAAAAAAATAGATCAAGATATTATTACACAAAATATTCAGTTTAACAAACTTGAGTTAAAAGATATTAATTATAAAATTGAGAATAAAAATATTTTTAATAATTTAAATTTAACAATTGAAAAAAATAAAAAATATTTAGTATTAGGAGAATCTGGTAAAGGAAAAACAACTTTATTTAAAATTGTATTTGGTTTAATCGATAACTATGAAGGTGAGATAAAATTAAATGAAAAACTAAGTTATAAAAACTTAAATAAAAGTAATATAAAAAATATTATCTCTTATGTTCCTCAAGATACTATAATATTTAACGACACAATTAGAAATAATATAAGTTTATTTAATGATGAAGTATCAGATGCAGAAATAATAAAAGCTATTCATGCTGTTAATTTATCTGATTGATTTGAAAAAAATAACTTAGATACTATTATAAATAGTGAATTTAAAAATATGTCTGGAGGAGAAATGCAAAAAATTGCAATTGCAAGAGTTTTGGTTTTCAATAAAGATGTAATGATATTAGATGAAATTACTTCAAGTTTAGATAAAGAAAATAGAAATATAATAGAAAACTTAATAACTAATTTAAATAAAACTATCTTGTTGATTTCGCATACAGCTTTGGAGAATAATAATAATTTTGATAAAGTTATACAACTATAA
- a CDS encoding DeoR/GlpR family DNA-binding transcription regulator, with product MLREERLKIILDYVNSNGFCSNEDISKALGIPFSTLRRDLNDLQSEYKLKRVHGGAQSIVEKSILEESITSKLESNVEAKIIIAKKALNCIKPGETIFLDAGSSTYHLAKLIKPELRIRVYTNSIINAQTLANNGINEVYILPGKFKPTTNAICGVETIAAIKKYYFDVSFIGINAIDNEYNFYTTDDDEAEVKKLVIENSQFSFGLADKSKMKSKSFIKFSDKRKIALINEEV from the coding sequence TTGTTAAGAGAAGAAAGACTAAAGATTATACTAGATTATGTAAATTCAAACGGTTTTTGTTCTAATGAAGACATTTCAAAAGCTCTAGGCATTCCGTTTAGCACCTTGAGAAGAGATTTGAATGACTTACAAAGTGAATATAAGTTAAAAAGAGTTCACGGTGGAGCACAATCAATTGTAGAGAAATCGATTCTTGAAGAAAGCATAACTTCCAAGTTAGAAAGCAATGTTGAAGCAAAAATAATTATTGCAAAAAAAGCTTTGAATTGCATAAAACCTGGAGAAACTATTTTTCTAGATGCAGGATCTAGTACATATCATTTGGCAAAACTAATAAAACCAGAACTAAGAATAAGAGTATATACAAACTCAATTATTAACGCACAAACATTAGCGAATAATGGCATAAATGAAGTATATATATTACCAGGTAAGTTTAAACCTACAACTAATGCGATTTGTGGAGTAGAAACAATTGCTGCTATAAAAAAATATTATTTTGATGTTTCTTTTATAGGGATAAATGCAATTGACAATGAGTACAATTTTTATACAACTGATGATGATGAAGCAGAAGTTAAAAAATTAGTTATTGAAAATTCACAGTTTAGTTTTGGGCTTGCTGACAAAAGCAAAATGAAATCAAAATCTTTTATAAAATTTAGTGATAAAAGAAAAATAGCATTAATTAATGAAGAGGTTTAA
- a CDS encoding ABC transporter ATP-binding protein, translated as MKEKIIELKNIQKVINNKLILDKVNISFECNSFTTIIGMSGSGKTTLLNILCGLEYPTHGEVFVKKTNINNLKKVQLTKFRSLNIGYIFQDYNLIDYLNVKENILITLMVNKQKVDKIKYLNILKFLDLEKIEFVVANELSGGEKQRVAIARTLVGENKIIIADEPTGSLDFITAKKVIKLLKEAVNEFDKTLIVVTHDPNVAKEGEKTFVVKNNEVKMLKNKFEISEIEYYLSNDGKNE; from the coding sequence GTGAAAGAAAAGATAATAGAATTAAAAAACATACAAAAAGTTATAAATAATAAACTTATTTTAGATAAAGTTAATATAAGTTTTGAATGTAACTCTTTTACAACTATTATCGGAATGTCTGGTTCTGGAAAAACAACTCTTTTGAATATTTTATGCGGTTTAGAATATCCAACACATGGAGAAGTTTTTGTAAAAAAAACTAATATCAATAACTTAAAAAAAGTACAGTTAACAAAATTTAGAAGTTTAAATATAGGTTATATTTTTCAAGATTATAATTTAATAGATTACTTAAATGTAAAGGAAAACATTTTAATTACTTTGATGGTCAATAAACAAAAAGTTGATAAAATTAAATATTTAAATATTTTAAAATTTTTAGATCTTGAAAAAATAGAATTTGTAGTTGCAAATGAACTTTCAGGTGGTGAAAAACAAAGAGTAGCTATTGCAAGAACTTTAGTTGGAGAAAATAAAATTATTATAGCAGATGAACCAACTGGATCATTGGATTTCATAACTGCAAAAAAAGTAATTAAACTTTTAAAAGAAGCAGTTAATGAGTTTGATAAAACTTTAATTGTTGTTACCCATGATCCTAATGTAGCAAAAGAAGGGGAAAAAACTTTTGTTGTAAAAAATAATGAAGTAAAAATGTTAAAAAATAAATTTGAAATTAGCGAAATTGAATATTATTTATCTAATGATGGCAAAAATGAATAA